In Amycolatopsis coloradensis, one genomic interval encodes:
- the orn gene encoding oligoribonuclease, whose translation MNDRLVWIDCEMTGLDLGKDALIEIAALVTDAELNVLGEGVDIVIHADDEALDGMPEVVREMHAHSGLTEEVRRSTVTMEEAEQRVLEYIRAHVPEANVAPLAGNSIATDRGFITRDMPLLDAHLHYRMVDVSSVKELVRRWYPRIYYAKPEKGLAHRALADIKESIGELDYYRRVAFVPQPGPTTEQAKAAAAEVQERHEG comes from the coding sequence GTGAACGACCGCCTAGTCTGGATCGACTGCGAGATGACGGGGCTCGACCTCGGCAAGGACGCGTTGATCGAAATAGCCGCGCTGGTGACCGACGCCGAGCTCAACGTCCTCGGCGAAGGCGTCGACATCGTCATCCACGCCGACGACGAAGCCCTCGACGGCATGCCGGAGGTCGTCCGCGAAATGCACGCCCACTCCGGCCTCACCGAAGAGGTCCGGCGCTCCACCGTGACCATGGAAGAAGCCGAGCAGCGCGTGCTCGAGTACATCCGCGCGCACGTGCCCGAGGCCAACGTCGCCCCGCTCGCCGGCAACTCCATCGCCACCGACCGCGGCTTCATCACCCGCGACATGCCCCTCCTCGACGCGCACCTGCACTACCGCATGGTCGACGTCTCGTCGGTGAAGGAACTCGTCCGGCGCTGGTACCCGCGGATCTACTACGCCAAGCCCGAGAAGGGCCTCGCGCACCGCGCGCTCGCCGACATCAAGGAATCCATCGGGGAGCTCGACTACTACCGTCGCGTCGCCTTCGTCCCGCAGCCCGGCCCGACCACCGAACAGGCCAAGGCCGCGGCCGCTGAAGTGCAGGAACGCCACGAAGGGTAA